The genome window GAAAGAGTGGCTCTGGAGCAGCAGGAGATGGAATATCTCTATCAGGACGGAACAGACTACATATTCATGAACACGACCACCTACGAGCAGGTTCACCTGGGCGAAAATCTGTTGGGAAACAGCATGCTCTACCTGGTCCCCAACATCACCATCAGGGTCGAATTCTACCAGCAGACTCCCGTCGGGATTCAGCTCCCCACCACGGTGGACCTGGAGGTGGTTGAAACCGAACCCGGCCTCAAGAGCGCCACTGCTTCCAGCGTCAACAAACCTGCCAAGCTGGAAACGGGACTGGTGGTCCAGGTTCCTCCCTTTGTCAATGCGGGCGAGAAAGTCCGCGTCGACACCAGTAGCGGCGCC of Acidobacteriota bacterium contains these proteins:
- the efp gene encoding elongation factor P, producing the protein MISATSLRRGMVIRKDGELFSVFSFTHLTPGNKRGFVQSKLRNLRTGALIDHRFRSVDTIERVALEQQEMEYLYQDGTDYIFMNTTTYEQVHLGENLLGNSMLYLVPNITIRVEFYQQTPVGIQLPTTVDLEVVETEPGLKSATASSVNKPAKLETGLVVQVPPFVNAGEKVRVDTSSGAYLERAR